In Brassica napus cultivar Da-Ae chromosome C2, Da-Ae, whole genome shotgun sequence, the sequence GTACTAAATTATAACAGTGAGATAAAATTCGAGGATATGCTAGCTAGGACCGAGTGGTCCTTTGATCAAATGGAGATATTGAAAAATTGTGGTCCTTTTAAGGAACGCGATTTATCAGAACATTCAAAACAAATGAAATTTACATCCAATATTGtttatacatacaaacacatatGTTTAGTCAACGCATGGACGAAGAGAGATATTGGTAATCTGACATCAAGAGGGTTAGCTAGAAATCTAACATGTTATATTTGatgataaaattttatgaagGCCATCTTGTTTATTATCTATCATGCATGTAATATACATCAGTTTTACAGGATTTGAAATTCATAGACAATACAAGGCATAAATACTAGTTTAGCCAGATCATGAATGGGATTCTCGTTGATAACGTGAGATTTACCTGATTCTATCATTtcgattaaaattaaaataaattggaCCACATTAGGGATGTGGATTGGAGTGTGGGGGTCGGGGACATGTTAGATAGAGTGTGTAAATATAGCAAAAAGGACGTAAAGTTTGTAGAGTCATGTGTTTGAGGTGTTTCCCAGTAAACCATTCGTTATCacaatttattttcttcaactACAAAAGCTAAAATTTCCGACAAGAGTTGGCCTACTTTCATTTtccatttattttgaaacatatcattctattttttctaaaaaaattattgacatATAATTCCACGTGAATGAATATGATACTTCGTTTTTTCTAAAGTTAGTTGAAGAAAAATTGACAATTCTAGTATAATAGTATTGTGATCCGATTTGATCAATGCAATATATGGACTTAAAAAGTTTGaactttatttgatattatgaCTCGTTTTGAGTTCTATCCCATGAAATAAATGGATAAATGACCTGATATTATTATTTGTGGACCTAATTTTAAGAAATTCTCTGTGACATTGTTTCCAagactttataattttattattgcCAGTTTCATATGATTAGGTAGATGGGTTGATTAGACTTTTACGTTTGAAAAGATcgggaaactttttttttcttttatggaaAAGTCCAGAAACTTGCCACAATGTCATGTACCAAGAACCAGTGACAATCTCTAGACAACACCTACTGATGAATGTTTTGTTAGTACAGAGAAGAAAGTCATGACCAAAGAAAGAAGTGTGTGTTTCTctaatttttggttttatctATCTCCGAAGTTTTTCAAACACTTATCGGTTTTACATAGAAACACGTAGTTTCACGGAGATCGACATCAAAGCAATGTGTTATACAGACATGTTGAACTGAGATAGGGACCATGAGAGCACATGGAAGGTTTGGTCCCATTTGGTATAATCAGTCTTTGTCTCTCTTTCATCACCGTTAACAAGTCTACATTTATGTCTTGATAGCTTAGACAAGACATGAAATGAATCATATCGACCAAAATCACTATCGAAAATTTTACCTATCCATATATGTTACGgatcaatttcaattttctccAATGCCTATCAGAGATTAATTAAGCAATTGTTTGTGTATTACATAAGACAATACTAGAACAACTGAGACTTCACAATGGGATTTTTTTAGTTGTTGCCAAATGAAACAGGATTTCAGTAAGGTAACCTCTGGCCTGTAAAGCTTGGATTGTGTTACCGGACTCAGCCTCACAAGTTGAATTCCTCGAGGGTTCTTCGAGCAAAACTTGAGAGACCATTTGGTTGTTTCAGAACTTTCTCTTATTTACAATCATATATAGTGTTGTGTTATATATGTGACTTGGAGGAAAATAAGCTGTTAAAGTATTATACGTTTGGTAGAACGAATTGGTGTTGTTGATACTCTTGCATGGGTAAGGTTTTGTAAAAGCAAATACATGTAACTTTAAGATCAAATTCAAGATCTTTGGACTTGTCGAAGCTAGAAGAATAAATGATTGGAATCTCATGAGCAGATCCATGGGAGGATAATCAAATCCGAATAGCAATTATGTAACATAATCAAGAAACATGAGACTGATTCAAAGGAAAGAACCTTCAAGTACCTCATTCTGCATGGTGAATGCTAAGAGATGAAAGTTTAATAACGAGTTTAGATTTTAGCATTAtagtttttttgtcaacaacccACTCTATCAAGTCAAGTTATGTTCGATAGTTGAAATATGTTATGAACAATCAAGTCAAGTTATGTTCGATAGTTGAAATATGTTATGAACAATCATTGAATTAGTTGAAATATGTTATGAACAACCAGCGAGAAAGATCCGGGTCCGTATCTGGTTTTGGTATGATGACATCTATTCTGCTTAGCTTGTAAAGAATTTTGAAGTTCTGTTGACCACTCTGAGTAGTTGTCGCTGCTGAGCAGGACAGATGTAATTAGAGACCCTGGATTATCAGATGGGTGTAAGTAGTAAGGCGAAGAAGCTGTAAGAGCTGATGATGCCGCAAGAGGTAGAATATCACCCATCGTTGTAACTTGTAGTAGTACAACAGAAAaatatgtgtttagaaaatttttaGGTCAGAATCttgtagctctgataccatgaaatatGTCATGAAAGCGTGTGTTTATTGATCTAATGTAATGAGTATATATCCTAAGTTAGCTAGGTAAAGGTACAATAGAGATAAgtctaaatcatatatatatatattaggaatAGGAAATCTTCATGTTTATCCCTTTAATAGTAACGATGCTTATGGACACGCCCCCATCCGAACCTGTCTAACTTATgtggaaaaataaaatgtctcgTTGTCTGACTTCTTTAGCTAGTGCTCACTCATTGAACTAACATTTTGGTTTAACATTCCTAGGATTCACAATAAACAAAGAGCTAaccttttgttttaaatatgtaGATATAGATAAACATGATGCTAGATTCAATTTTACATATCGATGTACCAccgtaataaaaatatattttgcgaCCAACATCCATGTTAAATAATGCTAATTTAAGAGAGGATTTATTCCTTTTTGACATCAAAAGGatttaatcttttttaaaaaaaacgaccaatttttttttctttctttttttaataaagttcGACCAATTTTATACAGCGACATATTCTcttaaccaaaaacaaaataattaactgATTACAAGTGTCCGGCAAAAGACATCTATATTCACTCGTGGCTCTTCCTAAAAATAGAAACTTATGTGAAGCTAAAATTCCTCACTAGCAACCTAAAAACACTCTTATTACAACATTACAAACGACCACCCAAAGACACGAAAAAGAAATTCCCCGACTATTAGAAAACACAATAATcaatcaaacagaaaaaaaaaacacatcttCGAGCTAGATCAAACAGACCTAATCTCACTCATCACCACTTTCTCAATATGGCCGGAAGAGCAGTGATGCTCGTTAATGTCGGAACAGTTATAATGACCACTTTGACCCTGGCTAGCTTGGTCAGAGGCTTCGGTGTGAACTGGGGCAATATTGCATCGCATCCACTGAATCCTGATATTGTTGTTAGGATGCTTAAAGACAACAAGATCAATAAAGTGAAGCTTTTTGACGCTCATTCATGGACGATGAATACTTTGGCCGGTACGGGCATGGAGGTTATGGTCGGAATCCCTAATAACCTTCTTGAAAGTCTTGCCGAAGATTACGAAAATGCTAAAGATTGGGTGAAAGAAAATGTCACGGCTTACATGCGTAAGGGTGGCGTCAACATCAAGTAACCCTACAAATTAAACTTTAATGATCATAATCAAACATTCAATTAGGCGAGAAGTGGATTGACTCAAGTCCATTATATGATTGCTATTTATATAGGTACGTGGCCGTGGGGAATGAGCCGTTTTTGTCAGCATACAACGGATCGTTCTTGGAGACAACGTTTCCAGCATTAAAGAACATTCACAAGGCGTTAAAAGAAGCTGGACATACTGATAAAATGAAAGCCACGATCCCACAGAACGCTGAAGTTTACCAATCAGCTAATGATAAGCCATCAGAAGGAGATTTtcgaagcgatgtaaagaaaacgATGCTCGACATTGTCAACTTCTTCCACGATAATGATTTACCTTTCACGGTCAACATTTACCCTTTTCTTAGTCTTTACCTAAACGAACATTTTCCCGTTGAATTTGCTTTTTTCGACGGTAAAGGTGAGTCAATTCCTGATAAAGGTAAGAACTACGATAACGTGTTTGATGCGAATTACGATACGCTTGTTTACTCGTTGAAGAAAGCCGGGATTAAAGATATGAAGATTATCATTGGGGAGGTAACTTGATAAGCAAGTAAACGTTAGACAGTGATTAGACGCTTTATACGAGATTTTAGAAAAATGGGTTCGTTCATAGTCAATTTGTCGGCTAGgcatttagatttttatgtcatCTAAAAGaccaatttttagaacactAAATATGTATGAATATCACAGATATTGAAATCGTTTATTGAATTTGGTTATCTTTTACAGATTGGATGGCCAACGGATGGTCATAAACATGCGACGCCAAAGCTAGCAGAGAAATTCTATGCAGGTCTTATGAAAAGACTTGCAAAAGAGGAAGGGACTCCATTGAGGCCTGAGAGATTAGAAGTTTATCTCTTTGGTTTCCTCGACGAGGACATGAAGAGTATTATGCCTGGACCATTCGAGAGACATTGGGGAATCTTTAGGTAATATAAATACGTTTCTCTTTATATCTAACACACTAAAACTAGTTTTCTTGAACGACAAGTCACCTTCTtattgtttttaactttttaggATTTACGTATAGATGTGGTAAGAGCTATTTATATCAAGTTTCAAAGTTTTGCTCTCCTGAACTGGATTTGTCAGATACTAATAGTATAATACTGTGCATGCGTTATTAAAACCAATTCTTAGCGTTTATACATTTTGCATAAagattttttagtattttgatgTCTTTTTTGGTTCTATTATTTCACTTTTCGATGTTTTATTATTCACCTCACATTATTATCATTACCATTATTTTTACGTAATAACTACTAACTTATTACGACTCATAATGTTCGTCTTTTATTCTCCTTGGTTACATACTATATATGCACATATAAGCATAATTGGGTAAAACAAAACATCAGTCATTGACATTTCTAGTTGTTTCTAATATTTGTCCACCAGATACGATGGAACACCTAAATTTATGCTAGATTTCACTGGAAAAGGACGCAAGATCGTACCCGTGGCAGCGAAAGGTGTGGAATACTTAGATAAACAATGGTGCATAGTGAACAAAGACACGATCAATCTAGATAAGGTTGCTCCGGACCTAGAGTATGCATGTTACCACGGTGACTGCACTGCGATGAAGGGTGATTCAAGATGTAGTAAGCTAGACAGAATCCAAAACATATCATACGCATTTAACATGTATTATCAGATCCAGGGTCAAGACGTTAAGGCTTGTGATTTCAAAGGAACTGCTAGGATTACTAAGGACAATGCAACTGTGGGAAGTTGCTTGTTCCCTATCCAGATCGTAAGTGGAAGTGACGACTTCAGCATCAACTTTGTGTTCGGAAGATTCATTGTCGTTGGACTTGTTCTTCTTGGATTAATAGCaactatataatttgttttctttactgatttttgtttttttttgcaattttggggAATTAATTCCATACGGTTAATTGTAATTTGTTGTTCGTCTGATAACATTTGAATTAGTACTTCTATATATGTGTTTGATAAATCCATATAGTCAAATGATCATATACTCGTTTATAGGAAGTGGAATGAAATAAtcagtttaaaaaaatcatatactcgtttatagttatttttcgtttatatttcaatttcatttgtaaacatatatacatatgttcattatatcaatgtatattCAAGTGTTCAATCATATCATCATTCCACAAACTTTAtggtgattaaaaaaaaactgtttctcCATCCTATCATCAACTTTGATGCGTTACGTATAAATACAAAGCCACACCACATGATTCTTTTTGTCatctgaaatattattattcaaACACACGTTACAAAACCAAACATGTGTAGTTACAAGTCTGAAACATCAGAGTAaagaccaaaaagaaaaaaaaaaccaaatcgGCGATTTAGATGAAACCTAAAATCCAAAACCACAACCTGGTGGTTGCTAAAGAAACACCCCAGAGCCTCAACCACCATAAGCAAGACTCCAAATCAACCTTAGAGCATCCGCAACGAAGGTTTATCACGAATCTTTAGCACAAAATCCTAGGTTAATATGaatacaataatattataaaacttaagTTAGCTAAGAATTGGTCCTTAATTAAGGATTATAAGGATTTGGTCCTTAGAGACGTGGCATCGTGCTATTGGGTCGGTGGAAATTTTAAtttcacatattttaaaatttaaattttacttttatatttaatcatgtatctttatatttaatcatgtaataaataaaaaatttaatggagttaaatctatttaatattcaccaaaattttaaaatttaaaattttatctttatattttattgtatctttatatttaatcatgtaataaataaaaaatttaatttcacatgttttaaaatttaatattttttaattcctaAGAACTCCAAATTGGAAAACACCATTGGACATACAATTTTGATTagagtccttaactattcaaacaaaaaaaataaaaaaaaaatagtttaataatgcTAAAGACTCTAATGATGGTAACACCATCGTAGATGCTCTTAGATATTTTGAGTCGCCACCGAGATTCATAAAATGCCACACCACATGTATCTCTGTATATATTTTTCTCGGttaattcattatttttctttaccTTTGAACACAATAAAGAGCAATTATTGTTGTGGTAAACAAAACAATTAACAGTGTCGCCAGGAAATTTCGCCTTGAAGACAATTTAAAAGACCACTTTGAATGGTTGACTTAGGAATATACATGCGAAATTGTGTTCACATGTATGTGGGTCAGTGTGTGTAATGATACTGTACTAGCTAATAATCCACTTATTACGCAGAATtgcgcggaatgtgattattaatttcgttatttttaataaaaaaacattaatctgtttaatttggatattggttcagttttaagttgtttttttgtttttaatctgcTAAAATATAGctatcattttaaataagtatttatttggtttgtttggttaaaatgtttgattttttttatttttttcctgtgataataaaatattactattatttgtttattttcattttatgaaTCTTAAATACTcgtgatgtcgaaccaatggtttcatattatagtttctaaatggataatagttaaaaaggaaaagaaaagaaaattattaagacaaatcattttactataatttggtcgatagtgaaagaagcattaagaaaaaaaatattttaacttccaaaaaaattagatatttcagttgtggtaaatacttagttctaaggtgctcacgtcaatgtgcacatgtatgtgtatgtaaaaaatatataaagatggttaataaatatataaagatgatgttaattaatattaaattacatgttttttttcaaaataatacatgaaaaataaaattcttaaaatgaaattatttaaaaacaaaaatactgtaaaatttatataaactataatatataacttatatataattctttatatatatgtatatatatatgcatataacagatcaaattggatatccgttcctataaatattgatatttgtgatttgttttttttacggatattgcattttagtatttgatttgcttcatAGAGTAACtaatatccagattttttggttcgaatcaaaacggataacgaatcgaatcaaaatttatgaataatttatgCAGCtctattcattttttttgacatcaaacatCTACAGGCTCATACTGACTATGTAAACTAAACcggtaactctgcatccatgtgaacaacGAAAGATGGCTGTTTTCTAACACaacgtgctaagctatccgcatTTTGATTCTCCGTCCGAGGTACA encodes:
- the LOC125581592 gene encoding glucan endo-1,3-beta-glucosidase 8-like — encoded protein: MAGRAVMLVNVGTVIMTTLTLASLVRGFGVNWGNIASHPLNPDIVVRMLKDNKINKVKLFDAHSWTMNTLAGTGMEVMVGIPNNLLESLAEDYENAKDWVKENVTAYMRKGGVNIKYVAVGNEPFLSAYNGSFLETTFPALKNIHKALKEAGHTDKMKATIPQNAEVYQSANDKPSEGDFRSDVKKTMLDIVNFFHDNDLPFTVNIYPFLSLYLNEHFPVEFAFFDGKGESIPDKGKNYDNVFDANYDTLVYSLKKAGIKDMKIIIGEIGWPTDGHKHATPKLAEKFYAGLMKRLAKEEGTPLRPERLEVYLFGFLDEDMKSIMPGPFERHWGIFRYDGTPKFMLDFTGKGRKIVPVAAKGVEYLDKQWCIVNKDTINLDKVAPDLEYACYHGDCTAMKGDSRCSKLDRIQNISYAFNMYYQIQGQDVKACDFKGTARITKDNATVGSCLFPIQIVSGSDDFSINFVFGRFIVVGLVLLGLIATI